A single region of the Vicinamibacterales bacterium genome encodes:
- a CDS encoding Ku protein, with amino-acid sequence MAARPTWKGFLKISLVNIPVRVFPATDSAATVSFNQLHGECQTRIQQKRWCPHCEREVPLSEIVKGYEFEKGRYVVMDEDDLAKVRPESTRVIDLVQFTPVESIDPIYVERPYYLAPDGQMARESFAVMREGMKGKAGIGKLALYGREYLVAVQPKDKGMVMYTMRRANEIRSMDQIDELEGVPSKVKPEEIKLAKQVISNFEGELDLGEYKDAYQEELQRIIDAKIAGQEVVATQEETPPKVVNLMDALRQSLDRVSSGKKRPVKVESSEPVKTKAAAPARKRARG; translated from the coding sequence ATGGCTGCACGACCGACCTGGAAGGGCTTCCTCAAGATCTCGCTCGTGAACATCCCGGTGCGGGTGTTCCCCGCGACCGACTCCGCGGCGACCGTCAGCTTCAACCAGCTCCACGGCGAGTGCCAGACGCGCATTCAGCAGAAGCGCTGGTGCCCGCACTGCGAGCGGGAAGTGCCGCTGTCGGAGATCGTCAAGGGCTACGAGTTCGAGAAGGGGCGCTACGTCGTGATGGACGAGGACGACCTCGCCAAGGTGCGCCCGGAGTCGACTCGCGTCATCGACCTGGTGCAGTTCACGCCGGTCGAGTCGATCGATCCGATCTATGTCGAGCGGCCGTACTATCTCGCGCCCGACGGCCAGATGGCCCGGGAATCGTTCGCGGTGATGCGTGAAGGCATGAAGGGCAAGGCCGGCATAGGCAAGCTGGCGCTCTACGGTCGGGAGTATCTCGTCGCGGTGCAGCCCAAGGACAAGGGGATGGTGATGTACACCATGCGGCGCGCCAACGAGATCCGCAGCATGGATCAGATCGACGAGCTCGAAGGCGTGCCGTCGAAGGTCAAGCCCGAAGAGATCAAGCTGGCCAAGCAGGTGATCTCGAATTTCGAGGGAGAGCTGGATCTCGGCGAGTACAAGGACGCCTACCAGGAAGAGCTGCAGCGGATCATCGACGCGAAGATCGCCGGGCAGGAGGTGGTCGCGACGCAGGAGGAGACGCCGCCGAAGGTGGTCAACCTGATGGACGCGCTGCGTCAGTCGCTCGACCGCGTCAGTTCGGGGAAGAAGAGGCCGGTGAAGGTCGAGTCCTCGGAGCCGGTGAAGACCAAGGCTGCCGCTCCGGCCAGGAAACGCGCGCGCGGCTAG